The following coding sequences are from one Rattus rattus isolate New Zealand chromosome 11, Rrattus_CSIRO_v1, whole genome shotgun sequence window:
- the Mdh1 gene encoding malate dehydrogenase, cytoplasmic encodes MSEPIRVLVTGAAGQIAYSLLYSIGNGSVFGKDQPIILVLLDITPMMGVLDGVLMELQDCALPLLQDVIATDKEEVAFKDLDVAVLVGSMPRREGMERKDLLKANVKIFKSQGTALEKYAKKSVKVIVVGNPANTNCLTASKSAPSIPKENFSCLTRLDHNRAKSQIALKLGVTADDVKNVIIWGNHSSTQYPDVNHAKVKLQGKEVGVYEALKDDSWLKGEFITTVQQRGAAVIKARKLSSAMSAAKAISDHIRDIWFGTPEGEFVSMGVISDGNSYGIPDDLLYSFPVVIKNKTWKFVEGLPINDFSREKMDLTAKELTEEKETAFEFLSSA; translated from the exons ATG TCTGAGCCAATCAGAGTCCTCGTGACTGGAGCAGCCGGTCAGATTGCATATTCGCTGCTGTACAGCATTGGAAATGGATCTGTCTTTGGGAAAGACCAG CCCATCATTCTTGTGCTGTTGGACATCACCCCCATGATGGGTGTTCTGGACGGTGTCCTGATGGAGCTGCAAGACTGTGCCCTTCCCCTTCTGCAGG ATGTCATTGCAACAGACAAAGAAGAGGTTGCCTTCAAAGACCTGGACGTGGCTGTCCTTGTGGGCTCCATGCCAAGAAGGGAGGGCATGGAGAGGAAGGACCTACTGAAAGCCAATGTGAAGATCTTCAAATCCCAGGGCACAGCCTTGGAGAAGTACGCCAAGAAATCAGTCAAG GTCATTGTTGTGGGGAACCCAGCCAATACAAACTGCCTGACGGCCTCCAAGTCAGCGCCATCGATCCCCAAGGAGAACTTCAGTTGCCTGACTCGCTTGGACCACAACCGAGCAAAATCTCAA ATTGCTCTTAAACTCGGTGTAACCGCTGATGATGTAAAAAATGTCATTATCTGGGGAAATCATTCATCAACCCAGTATCCAGATGTCAATCATGCCAAGGTGAAATTGCAAGGAAAGGAAGTTGGTGTGTATGAAGCCCTCAAAGACGACAGCTGGCTCAAGGGAGAGTTCATCACG ACTGTGCAGCAGCGCGGTGCTGCCGTCATCAAGGCTCGGAAGCtgtccagtgccatgtctgctgCGAAGGCCATCTCGGACCACATCAGAGACATCTGGTTTGGAACCCCGGAG GGCGAATTCGTGTCGATGGGCGTAATCTCTGATGGCAACTCCTATGGTATCCCTGATGACCTGCTCTACTCGTTCCCTGTCGTGATCAAG AATAAGACCTGGAAGTTTGTTGAAGGCCTCCCCATTAACGATTTCTCCCGTGAGAAGATGGACCTGACAGCAAAGGAGCTGACCGAGGAAAAGGAAACggcttttgagtttctctcctctGCATGA